From Actinopolymorpha cephalotaxi, one genomic window encodes:
- a CDS encoding glycosyltransferase: MSGPMSTQPARVAVVIPARDEAARVAATVRAAGKVPAVDLVVVVDDGSRDATAVCAQEAGAVVVGHHRPRGKAAALATGAQAVSAIEARENPSEPRHLLFLDADLAETAARAEPLVRPVLDGTADLTIAVMPPQTAGPGGGHGFVVRLARAGIDRATGWQASQPLCGQRCLSRPALDAAGPLARGFGVEVGMTIDLLRRGFRVAEVPVDFQHRVTGADLRGQLHRGRQWLHVAEALARRGVVPLSAVPTLPAFATTTARRASDAPPSGPEADADAGPDAGADPPRRDRRTN; this comes from the coding sequence GTGTCCGGTCCCATGTCCACGCAGCCGGCCCGGGTGGCGGTCGTCATCCCCGCACGGGACGAGGCCGCGCGGGTGGCCGCGACCGTCCGCGCCGCCGGGAAGGTTCCCGCTGTCGACCTGGTGGTCGTGGTCGACGACGGCTCCAGGGACGCCACCGCCGTGTGTGCGCAGGAGGCCGGCGCCGTCGTCGTCGGCCATCACCGTCCACGCGGCAAGGCCGCGGCACTGGCCACCGGTGCGCAGGCGGTCTCGGCGATCGAGGCGCGGGAGAACCCTTCCGAACCACGGCACCTGCTCTTCCTGGACGCGGACCTGGCCGAGACTGCCGCCCGGGCGGAGCCGCTGGTCCGCCCGGTGCTGGACGGCACCGCCGACCTCACCATCGCGGTGATGCCGCCGCAGACCGCCGGACCCGGCGGCGGGCACGGCTTCGTCGTCCGGCTCGCGCGGGCCGGCATCGACCGGGCCACCGGATGGCAGGCCAGCCAGCCGTTGTGCGGCCAACGCTGCCTGAGCCGGCCCGCGCTGGACGCCGCCGGCCCGCTGGCCCGCGGGTTCGGGGTCGAGGTGGGGATGACGATCGACCTGCTGCGCAGGGGGTTCCGGGTCGCGGAGGTGCCGGTCGACTTCCAGCACCGGGTGACCGGCGCCGACCTGCGGGGGCAGCTTCACCGCGGCCGGCAGTGGCTGCACGTCGCCGAGGCGCTGGCCCGGCGGGGAGTCGTACCCCTCTCGGCCGTTCCCACGCTTCCGGCGTTCGCGACGACCACCGCCCGCCGCGCCTCGGACGCGCCACCCAGCGGCCCGGAGGCCGATGCCGATGCCGGCCCGGACGCCGGCGCCGATCCTCCCCGTCGTGACCGACGTACGAACTGA
- a CDS encoding ATP-binding protein produces the protein MTVVSVESSTTSTALVLPFEVASARTARRRLAADLRGAGIASDEVHDAVLVLSELVGNALRHARPLATGALRVTWRRHPHQLEVSVTDGGGPTEPRPLELPASALGGRGLAIVDDLSARWGVRRGDRTTTVYAVLDMTPSLDMTPSTGRG, from the coding sequence GTGACAGTGGTATCCGTCGAGAGTTCGACGACCTCCACCGCCTTGGTGCTGCCGTTCGAGGTCGCCAGCGCCCGGACGGCACGGCGGCGACTGGCCGCCGACCTCCGCGGCGCCGGCATCGCGTCCGACGAGGTACACGACGCGGTCCTCGTACTCAGCGAACTCGTCGGCAACGCCCTCCGGCACGCGCGGCCCCTTGCCACCGGAGCGTTGCGGGTGACGTGGAGGCGGCATCCGCACCAGCTCGAGGTGAGTGTCACCGACGGCGGCGGGCCGACCGAGCCCCGCCCGCTGGAGTTGCCGGCGTCCGCCCTGGGCGGCCGCGGTCTCGCGATCGTCGACGACCTTTCCGCGCGGTGGGGTGTACGCCGCGGCGACCGCACCACCACCGTGTACGCCGTGCTCGACATGACGCCCAGCCTCGACATGACGCCCAGCACCGGCCGGGGCTGA